The genomic region TCACACAGTGTATGCTTCTAATGTTTTCTCCAATCAATAACAGACTCTGTGGTACCTATGCTCCCATTAAGGGTCAACTTTTGTTCGCAGCTGCCAAGGTCGAAAGTAGCCAGACAAGAGTCCAAAGAGGAGACAGAACATTTGGGGTTCTTCTCTCTCCATATGAGAGGAATTCATTTTAATAAGAGATCACACCCCATGGGGTATTTCCAAATTGAGGCCATGACGAAGAGGTGGGGATTGGGGATTGAGGAGAGGGGttactccttttcttctttgcataGGTAATCACTTTTGGAACACATATTTCTTCCCAAAGCCGGAAATGGCTTCTGCAGCCTGACCTGTTGTCTTGTCGATGCCCTCCTGGGTTGACTTGACCAAGTGCTCCGCagctggagatgagagagaggtcACAGGTGAAAGCTTGCCTGCTCTGCTCCGATCCAaccattctcccccacccccaggccccctcccccccccccccagctccacTCCAGAAGAACCCTTCCCTGGGGATGAAGGTGGCCAAGGCACAAGAAACGGCAAGTTCACCATTTGTCATTGCTGCTTAGTCTCCTGCTCCAAGGAGAAGGGACAGGGATAAAGACAGGGAGACAGCAATACACGAGGAGCAAATCCCTAATGGGTTCAAAGGTTCCATGACAGTACATTAGTTCTTCTATAGTGCATGTTTTGAAAACTCAAATTTGTTACAACATGTTTGATATATTAGAAAACAATTGGAGAATAATGTGAATTTGGAGTTTCCTCATGCTCATATCTATGAGAAACATGGAGGATGAAGAAGACTGAACACTTCAGAATAATTCACACCCACTTCCACAAACTAACTTCAGCTCTTTTTCAATGTTAAAGGGCCATATTTGTTATATAGCTTCTGGTTCAGTAGGAACTGTGGACCGATATGGGCTGGTTTGTACCCACACACTCTCTCCCCCCATCTTTAGCAATGGTCCTTGCCCCCCCCAACTTGTCCCCCTCCCCTGTAGCCATCAACTTTGTCAACCCAGGCCcattccatcccccacccctgtaGAGACTGGGTCACAGGCTGAGTAGCAACCACTATTTAACGTATCATTGATGTGTTTCTACCGTTTTTATAACgttcctttttttaatgtcacTGATAAGGTTTTTGGGTATTACACGCTTAACCCCATTTTCTCCTTAAGCTTTGTGGTTTTTATTAGGTGACCTTTCATAACTATGATTTTTAGAAACACATATGTCTTGTTACAGCCAAACTGATTGTATAGGGTAGCTGAATCCATAATGTACCAGCCAAGCATTCTTAGTCAAATCCAACTGGCCAGGAAAACTTCAGGAAAATGGAGACCCAGTGCCCATGAGTTTTAGCTGGAGAGAGGAGGGTCCTGCTAATTGCAACCAGTGCCTTCTCTGAGCCACCTttgtcctcccacccccacccctgttaTTGCCTCCCATCCACCATTTGATCCCCTTCCATTGTCTGACCTTTCTGTCCTGCCTCTGTGGCTTGGTCCACAGCCTGTTGGGCAGCTTCTGCTGCTGCATTTGCTGAAATAGataaatggggagaaagaagagaaaaaaagatgggagggtggggtggagggagagagagagagagagagagagaaggggggagatagggagggaaagaaggagggggaaagggtgagagacaggcagacagagattaatttaagtttcttttctttggctTATACATTCTATTCTCTAAAAGTCTCAGATGGGAAAAGAACTGCCagtagagacagagaaatggagtgAGATGATGTAGGGTTGACATGGTCACCCATATCACCTCCATGAGTGGGAAGCCACCAACTGCAATCCTTCCAATAAGATGGAGGCCCATGAGGTCTTCCCACCTGCCACACTGAGTCCTCTGGTTGTTGCCCTACACCTGGCTGATTGCCCCtcccagtttgtttttttttttttttgagttttgattaaaagggccatcctttgattaacttcttaaagaggcctattcattgaatgggtgttacctcactcaaagtgagaacctgaaaaggccttagcctaaaagggccagggtctcccactgcatcctgggccatctccagtcatcctggtgaatatcaggccactggatccagatggctctggaggaggaagtgaggttGGCAACCTTGcttagccctccctcactcaaatcaaagtcaactgcaagtcgtgtcatcatttccctaatgtcatggtcctcttcaagaatgaagaacaaacataACA from Trichosurus vulpecula isolate mTriVul1 chromosome 8, mTriVul1.pri, whole genome shotgun sequence harbors:
- the ADIRF gene encoding adipogenesis regulatory factor, with amino-acid sequence MASKSFQNLKKEAEGAAQEAANAAAEAAQQAVDQATEAGQKAAEHLVKSTQEGIDKTTGQAAEAISGFGKKYVFQK